Below is a window of Spelaeicoccus albus DNA.
GGCGTCCGCGTTTGCCACGTACAGACCGGGAAAACGCACGTCGTAGCACGTCGTCAGGCCGAATGTGACGTTGTCCAGCTCGAAAGTCACCGGGCCGGTGCCGGGCTCGACGGTATCGGATTCCTTGAAGCCGAACGCGTCGTACAGGTGGATCTTGTCGTATTCGGTGTTGGCCTCGCGGCCGGCGACCAGCAGCGTATTGACGACGCGGCCCTCTCCGCCCGGGGTGAACATGCCGGCCACGACAGTAATGGAATGGGACGCCGCGATTTCGCGGATCCGCGCCGCCCACGGGCCCTCGATCGGCTCGGCGATGTCGACGAGTGAGTTGCCGAACGCCCGCATCGTGGCTTCCGGAAAGACGACCAGTGACGCGCCGGCATCGGCTGCGTCCGCGGCGTACCGCTCCACCTTTTCGAGGTTTGCCGCGGTATCGCGGCCCGTCACGATTTGAGCAAGTGCGATTCGCATGGGCATCTCCTCTTTATGTCTTCTCATCCATGGTACGAGCCAGCTAGTGGCGGCGCGGCGGCCTGCCGCGCGGACGCCGTCCTGCCGGCCCCCACCTCTTGCCGGACTTTTTCGAACCCCTGGGGCCCGAGTCCTGCCCGCCGCGCTGCTTTTGCTCTCGCTTTTGTTGTTGCCGGGTCGAGGGCTGCCGTGAGCTGTTTGCCGTGCGGCCGCGCACGATGCCGATGAATTCCTCGAGCAGTTCGGCTCGCTTCATTCCGGCCGTGTCGTCGGTCGCTGAATCGCGCGCCGCGGCTTCGGGCTCCTTGGGCCAGACAAGCGCGATCCTGGTGCCCGCGACGTCCGGGATCGGCCGATAAACGACGTCCTTGCGTGCGTACAACCTGGCGATCGACATCGGTACGACGGCGACTCCCACGCCTGTCGCCACGAGTTCGATGAGCAGTTTGAAACCGTGCTCGTCGGCGCGCAACACGTTCTCGTCGTCGAGTTCGGCCTGCGTCACGTCGCCGCAAATCGTCAGCTCATGGTCGCGGCCCATCACGACGACGGCGGCCTCCATGTATAAGGGGATGACATGCAGCCCGGCATCGTCGATCGGCAGCCGGACGAAACTCATGTCGGCTTCGCCTTCTCGAAGCGGGGTCAACTGACCGGCCGCATCGGTCTGCCACGACGACAACGCGACTCCGGGCATCCGGCTCTTCCAGCGGCCGAACCACTTGCCCGGGGTGACGCCCTCGACGTACGCGACAGTCAATGACCGCGGCGCAGCATTTTCGGCCGTGCCCTCCATGATGTTCCCTTCGCCGACGTCAACACGATATCGGACGGCGTGCGTCCGCCGGCCGGGCGGCGATGCCCGATAGGGTTGGACGCATGAGCGCGCAGAAGAAGCCCCAATCGATGAAGCCGGAGACCGCGGCGAAAAAACTCGGTATTTATGTGCCGGCCGCGCCCGAGGAGTTCCGCTCGTCGCCGGTGACGCGGGACGAGTTCGACGAACTGCGCACCGACCCGCCGGAGTGGCTGACCCGGCTGCGCGCAAACGGTCCGCACCCGCGCCCGGTCGTTGCGCACAAACTGGGCGTCTCCATCTCCGGCTTGGCTCGCGGCGGTGTCACCGAACCCCTCACGACCGAACAGATCTCCGCGCTCTTATCCGAAATGCCCGAATGGCTGAAAAACGAGCGGGCGACACACGCGCGAGTGCGCGAAGAAGAACTGCGCGCCAAGGGCCGGTCGACCGGCAAGAGCGCCAAATAACCCGCATGAAAATAACGGACGCCGGGCATGAACCGTCGGCTTTGCGCGAGCATGCGCCGGTGCCGGATTGCCTTGCGCGGGTCGTCGCCGACCAAACCGACAGGATCGGCTGGCTCCGCGCCCGAGCTCAGGGCGTGACCGCCACCGATGTGGCAAAGCTGTCCACGCCGGCGTCCGTGCTTGCCGCGGCCAGGGCAAAACTGCACGGCTCGGGTTTCCGCGGCAACGCGTTCACCGAATACGGCAAGGTGCGCGAACCGATCATTGCCGGGTGGATGCGGGCCAATTTCGGCATCCATTCGAGCACTCAGTTGTTCCGTTCGGCAGACGATCCGCGGCACTTGGCCACGCCCGACGGCCTCGGGCCCGGCGACGACGGCGCGCTGGTACTTGCCGAGATCAAGACGACAGTCAAACCGTTCCGCTCGATCCCGCGCCATTATCTGCGCCAGATTTGGTGGCAGCAGTACGTGCTGGGCGCCGAGCGCACGTTGTTCATCTGGGAAGAACACCGCGACTTCGTCCCGGTCGGCGACGAACCCGTGTGCCGCTGGGTCGACCGGGACGACGCCGAGATCCGCAAACTCGTCGGGCTGGCCAATCGGTTGC
It encodes the following:
- a CDS encoding carbon-nitrogen hydrolase family protein, which gives rise to MRIALAQIVTGRDTAANLEKVERYAADAADAGASLVVFPEATMRAFGNSLVDIAEPIEGPWAARIREIAASHSITVVAGMFTPGGEGRVVNTLLVAGREANTEYDKIHLYDAFGFKESDTVEPGTGPVTFELDNVTFGLTTCYDVRFPGLYVANADAGAQVNIVCASWGAGPGKNEQWDLLVRARALDSTTYVLAAGQGDPSTLGIDNPKNAPLGIGHSAVISPLGEVLQQAGGNEELLVADIDPDVVRQTRDKLPVLANRRL
- a CDS encoding DUF5997 family protein, translating into MSAQKKPQSMKPETAAKKLGIYVPAAPEEFRSSPVTRDEFDELRTDPPEWLTRLRANGPHPRPVVAHKLGVSISGLARGGVTEPLTTEQISALLSEMPEWLKNERATHARVREEELRAKGRSTGKSAK
- a CDS encoding YqaJ viral recombinase family protein, whose translation is MKITDAGHEPSALREHAPVPDCLARVVADQTDRIGWLRARAQGVTATDVAKLSTPASVLAAARAKLHGSGFRGNAFTEYGKVREPIIAGWMRANFGIHSSTQLFRSADDPRHLATPDGLGPGDDGALVLAEIKTTVKPFRSIPRHYLRQIWWQQYVLGAERTLFIWEEHRDFVPVGDEPVCRWVDRDDAEIRKLVGLANRLLDEIAAGM
- a CDS encoding LysR family transcriptional regulator substrate-binding protein, whose translation is MEGTAENAAPRSLTVAYVEGVTPGKWFGRWKSRMPGVALSSWQTDAAGQLTPLREGEADMSFVRLPIDDAGLHVIPLYMEAAVVVMGRDHELTICGDVTQAELDDENVLRADEHGFKLLIELVATGVGVAVVPMSIARLYARKDVVYRPIPDVAGTRIALVWPKEPEAAARDSATDDTAGMKRAELLEEFIGIVRGRTANSSRQPSTRQQQKREQKQRGGQDSGPRGSKKSGKRWGPAGRRPRGRPPRRH